The following proteins come from a genomic window of Streptomyces sp. Sge12:
- the surE gene encoding 5'/3'-nucleotidase SurE has product MRRKRVLSLAALLLCTPALAGTAPAVAAPQTAPQAAPAGPLRILLTNDDGYNAPGIRKAFERLTAAGHDVTIVAPLTNQSGAGTKMSNAPTITVKHPEPKVWAVDGSPGDSVAFGLAEVFAGDAPDLVVSGTNFGPNVAGLATHSGTVGGAVAALEHGVPAIALSTGGVTVPDPVTTVNAMGPTLDFAVKLIDRLRARACSGPLLPQGVGLNVNHPVVGADGKGTAAGVAATFQDPQTLLEPDFTDAGDGTWKVAVRVDLRPAAKGGDLEAVVANRIAVSPMSPNWNTGPVDHAVTSALIAGLRP; this is encoded by the coding sequence GTGAGACGCAAGCGAGTTCTGTCGCTGGCCGCCCTGCTGCTGTGCACGCCGGCCCTGGCCGGCACGGCACCGGCGGTCGCAGCGCCGCAGACCGCACCGCAGGCCGCGCCCGCCGGGCCGTTGCGGATCCTGCTCACCAACGACGACGGCTACAACGCACCGGGCATCCGCAAGGCCTTCGAGCGGCTGACCGCCGCCGGACACGACGTCACGATCGTCGCCCCGCTCACCAACCAGAGCGGTGCCGGCACGAAGATGTCGAACGCCCCGACGATCACGGTGAAGCACCCCGAGCCGAAGGTCTGGGCCGTCGACGGCAGCCCCGGCGACTCCGTCGCCTTCGGGCTGGCCGAGGTGTTCGCCGGGGACGCGCCCGACCTGGTCGTCTCGGGCACCAACTTCGGGCCCAACGTGGCCGGTCTCGCCACCCACTCCGGTACGGTCGGCGGCGCCGTCGCCGCGCTGGAGCACGGCGTACCGGCCATCGCGCTGAGCACCGGCGGCGTCACCGTCCCCGACCCGGTCACCACCGTCAACGCCATGGGCCCGACGCTCGACTTCGCGGTCAAGCTGATCGACCGGCTGCGGGCGCGCGCCTGCTCGGGGCCGCTGCTGCCCCAGGGCGTCGGCCTGAACGTCAACCACCCGGTGGTCGGCGCGGACGGCAAGGGGACGGCCGCCGGTGTGGCCGCGACCTTCCAGGATCCGCAGACCCTGCTCGAACCGGACTTCACCGACGCGGGCGACGGCACCTGGAAGGTGGCCGTGAGGGTGGACCTGCGGCCCGCCGCCAAGGGCGGTGACCTGGAGGCCGTCGTCGCCAACCGGATCGCCGTGAGCCCCATGAGCCCCAACTGGAACACCGGCCCGGTCGACCACGCCGTGACCTCCGCCCTGATCGCAGGGCTCCGCCCCTGA
- a CDS encoding MFS transporter, translated as MATPEVVEPSVPPTGEPAPRRALLPLLLVANSAMMALYMGVGSVLLPTQIAAIAPDDKVAVLGLIGGISAVFATAFNPIAGALSDRSGRRNPWIVGGGLASLALLAALGNATTALLVGIGWCLIQATMNVFQAAVTAIVPDRIPAARRGTASALVGLGLPIGGTVGVLVASQTADQLRTGYLVLGAIVAGSALLLSTFCRDVARTEPAAPAPAKARGAQLAAFLSALANHDFRWAFIGRALMVLGYFSVVGYQLYILDDHITLPGGLTPPAAMAVLTPVSMVAMAVSTVVGGLLSDRWNRRKVFVGVSAALAGLVMAVPVISPTWTGMLVFSALNGLAFGCFMAVDTALVTLVLPRAEDAARDMGVLNIANAGPQIIAPFVASAVVTALGGYTPLFLVGGALSLVGALAILPIRSVR; from the coding sequence ATGGCCACGCCCGAAGTCGTCGAACCGTCCGTCCCCCCGACCGGGGAGCCCGCCCCCCGGCGTGCTCTCCTGCCCCTCCTGCTGGTCGCCAACTCCGCGATGATGGCGCTCTACATGGGCGTCGGCTCCGTCCTGCTGCCCACCCAGATCGCCGCGATCGCCCCCGACGACAAGGTCGCCGTACTCGGCCTCATCGGCGGCATCAGCGCGGTCTTCGCCACCGCCTTCAACCCCATAGCCGGCGCCCTCTCCGACCGCAGCGGGCGCCGCAACCCGTGGATCGTGGGCGGCGGCCTGGCCTCCCTCGCCCTCCTCGCCGCCCTCGGGAACGCGACCACTGCGCTGCTGGTCGGCATCGGCTGGTGTCTCATCCAGGCGACCATGAACGTCTTCCAGGCGGCGGTCACCGCGATCGTGCCCGACCGGATCCCCGCCGCCCGCCGGGGCACCGCATCCGCCCTGGTCGGGCTCGGCCTGCCCATCGGCGGTACCGTCGGCGTGCTCGTCGCCTCCCAGACCGCGGACCAGTTGCGCACCGGCTACCTCGTCCTCGGCGCGATCGTCGCCGGGTCGGCCCTGCTGCTGAGTACCTTCTGCCGGGACGTCGCGCGCACCGAGCCCGCCGCCCCCGCACCCGCCAAGGCCCGCGGCGCCCAACTGGCCGCCTTCCTCTCGGCCCTGGCCAACCACGACTTCCGGTGGGCCTTCATCGGCCGGGCCCTGATGGTCCTCGGATACTTCTCCGTCGTCGGCTACCAGCTGTACATCCTCGACGACCACATCACGCTGCCCGGCGGACTCACCCCGCCCGCCGCGATGGCCGTACTGACACCCGTGTCGATGGTCGCGATGGCCGTCTCGACCGTGGTGGGCGGTCTGCTGTCGGACCGCTGGAACCGCCGCAAGGTGTTCGTCGGCGTGTCGGCCGCCCTCGCCGGGCTCGTCATGGCGGTCCCCGTGATCAGCCCGACCTGGACCGGCATGCTCGTCTTCAGCGCGCTCAACGGACTCGCCTTCGGCTGCTTCATGGCCGTCGACACCGCGCTCGTCACCCTGGTGCTGCCGCGGGCCGAGGACGCCGCCCGCGACATGGGCGTCCTCAACATCGCGAACGCAGGGCCGCAGATCATCGCCCCCTTCGTCGCCTCGGCCGTCGTCACCGCTCTGGGCGGCTACACGCCGCTCTTCCTCGTCGGCGGGGCCCTCTCGCTGGTCGGCGCGCTCGCCATCCTCCCGATCCGCAGCGTGCGCTGA